From a region of the Triticum aestivum cultivar Chinese Spring chromosome 7D, IWGSC CS RefSeq v2.1, whole genome shotgun sequence genome:
- the LOC123165495 gene encoding vegetative cell wall protein gp1 (The sequence of the model RefSeq protein was modified relative to this genomic sequence to represent the inferred CDS: added 31 bases not found in genome assembly): PPPPPPESPSPSAPSSLLLLSPSPPTRATPPASFLLSPSTRPPVRRPRAAARPHAAGQHLPVNPSSSTRTPPASTCPSTRPRAAGSAPVAPPTGAAPARPRAAGSAPVAHLAGAAPARPQQPAPRPSLVRLAPRPPVPEQPAPRPSLVQPAPRPPIPEKPHSTPLVRPSSTAPLACLSIIVSVQHRRRRRVQLRRRREKLLRLRHVKLRQLASAA; this comes from the coding sequence CCCCTCAgcgccctcctctctcctgctCCTCTCTCCGTCTCCCCCGACCAGAGCCACGCCGCCGGCCAGCTTCCTCCTCTCTCCCAGCACCCGCCCGCCTGTCCGGCGTCCCCGAGCAGCCGCACGCCCGCACGCCGCCGGCCAGCACCTGCCCGTCAACCCATCCTCGAGCACCCGCACGCCGCCGGCCAGCACCTGCCCGTCAACCCGTCCCCGAGCAGCCGGCTCCGCGCCCGTCGCTCCTCCGACCGGCGCCGCGCCCGCCCGTCCCCGAGCAGCTGGCTCCGCGCCCGTCGCTCATCTGGCCGGCGCCGCGCCCGCCCGTCCCCAGCAGCCGGCTCCGCGCCCGTCGCTCGTCCGGCTGGCGCCGCGCCCGCCCGTCCCCGAGCAGCCGGCTCCGCGCCCGTCGCTCGTCCAGCCGGCGCCGCGCCCGCCCATCCCCGAGAAGCCGCACTCCACGCCGCTCGTTCGTCCTTCCAGCACCGCGCCCCTCGCCTGCCTGTCCATCATCGTCAGCGTGcagcaccgccgtcgccgccgcgttcaactccggcgccgccgcgagaaGCTCCTCCGTCTCCGCCACGTGAAGCTCCGCCAGCTCGCCAGCGCTGCGTGA